A window from Mya arenaria isolate MELC-2E11 chromosome 9, ASM2691426v1 encodes these proteins:
- the LOC128203317 gene encoding uncharacterized protein LOC128203317 has translation MTTYGQLLKDKKAQNWVKAAFALNITKEGLQPLVEDVLTCVHQDIYNNVRTSKGLPGGATCAQCFTENVLKCPTRGICISTRNCKFHNSPQKVYAPCPNGICEGVRDEIIQHHRFPVPSWKNTNADKWCTSHWEIGKCFLPPDGYKTKSSINDSDFNGVISVMMNCKDFQNKLSFNVATQPNLLTEVRDIGRRVRHSNDQKVKDTELVDFLFKLRTLLEDKTELANRPEAQHAVEQLKKMQTDDFKISAENEGEMLKEGLRLRLANHYRTTLADMPISPILGEKNAKLRKFYVAPKIVEKDHRKIGEIDKGESGQEVAKFSDVFLKNGQLLSNAFLVGEPGKGKSTFSVMCALEWTHQYLPAEENVGIKTSYADPEFFKEFAFLFHVTLRDSGKTCDLAQMIKDQLIRKFYHEKDADDGYRLLQTVLESETCLIIADGLDEWTHPENVNCTCKTEEKVTPFRNSANKATLLTTTRPWRMSKFRVQDSKIDKYLEIEGAADTKQLVENIINILNGGNEDERTQEAFMKMASEKDLEGLLSAPISTTQLVCLWFEGKSLTDSKCDIYAGVINMLSCRLSYVQRKHKIPKIELPSVLKEHECFVQNPMVYLALAKLAYTTLYSECRDSSVVFSNKTVKALLSRKQVEFALKSGLLTEKKSNSLIKKSSHFSFFHKTLQEFLAALHLCLNENDYSQLSNKYEQDNKKNILGDVSQTFIFICGMKPELGVQMSSWINSSRPPYRPSFYSGEAELLHRLILSGHREAKANNYGDIPLYLAHFSIDRYKDDEDVVVLKKLMMINKERIQSLVIGGYNDQINGEELQEVITSSSDSLKAVSLEDRDGQYDLSQCHRLEDLEILGDNTTRVQVDPTHITTCHLSGVSSNVEMYIFRLFKHHQRWSKLQHVVLESVKNVQLLVDTLPSLPPLQSLEIWDTDLGELHLLPPASITYITLVSVTMTAEAVRSLIETMKNIPHTITCHMWRCTVEPASEMEDIREHMDSSPSFKVLKFDDTSRWPHFEFTKM, from the exons ATGACAACTTATGGCCAATTATTGAAGGATAAGAAAGCCCAGAACTGGGTTAAGGCTGCCTTCGCCCTCAATATAACCAAGGAGGGTCTACAGCCTCTGGTAGAGGACGTGCTGACATGCGTTCACCAGGACATCTATAACAACGTCAGAACATCTAAGGGTCTTCCAGGCGGGGCAACATGTGCACAATGTTTCACCGAGAACGTGTTGAAATGCCCTACTCGTGGGATATGCATCAGTACTAGAAACTGTAAATTTCATAACTCCCCTCAAAAGGTGTATGCTCCGTGTCCAAACGGGATTTGTGAAGGCGTCCGTGATGAAATAATTCAACATCACAGGTTTCCAGTACCATCATGGAAGAACACGAATGCCGACAAATGGTGTACGAGCCACTGGGAGATCGGCAAGTGTTTCCTGCCTCCTGATGGCTACAAGACCAAGTCCTCCATCAACGACAGTGACTTCAACGGAGTGATCAGCGTCATGATGAATTGTAAGGATTTCCAGAACAAGCTGTCATTTAACGTTGCGACACAGCCAAATTTGTTAACAGAG gtTCGGGACATTGGTCGACGAGTACGCCACTCCAATGACCAGAAGGTCAAGGACACGGAACTAGTGGACTTCCTGTTCAAGCTCCGCACCCTGCTGGAGGACAAGACTGAACTAGCAAACCGACCCGAGGCACAACATGCCgtggaacagcttaagaag ATGCAAACAGACGATTTCAAGATAAGCGCTGAGAACGAAGGAGAGATGTTGAAGGAAG GATTACGACTACGTTTGGCAAACCATTACCGAACCACTTTGGCCGACATGCCGATATCTCCCATTCTTGGAGAAAAGAACGCAAAACTCAGGAAATTCTACGTGGCACCGAAAATTGTGGAGAAAGATCATAGAAAAATCGGCGAAATTGACAAGGGAGAAAGTGGTCAAGAAGTTGCAAAGTTTTcagatgttttcttaaaaaacggTCAGTTGCTCAGTAATGCTTTCCTCGTTGGCGAACCGGGCAAAGGCAAATCCACATTCTCCGTAATGTGTGCCCTGGAATGGACTCACCAGTATTTACCAGCGGAGGAAAACGTCGGTATTAAAACAAGCTATGCCGACCCAGAATTCTTCAaagagtttgcatttttgttccATGTCACCCTACGAGATTCGGGTAAAACGTGTGATCTAGCACAAATGATCAAGGATCAACTTATACGTAAATTCTACCACGAGAAGGATGCCGATGATGGCTACCGGCTCTTACAGACGGTGCTGGAAAgtgaaacatgtttaatcatAGCTGACGGCCTCGACGAATGGACTCATCCGGAAAACGTAAACTGTACCTGCAAAACTGAGGAAAAAGTCACCCCTTTCCGAAATTCGGCCAACAAGGCCACACTCCTCACGACAACGCGTCCCTGGCGAATGTCAAAGTTTAGAGTGCAGGATTCAAAGATCgacaaatatcttgaaatagaaGGAGCTGCAGACACAAAGCAACTCGtggaaaatatcatcaacattctTAATGGGGGAAATGAGGATGAACGGACACAAGAGGCTTTCATGAAAATGGCGTCAGAGAAGGATCTTGAAGGATTATTGTCGGCACCTATCAGTACCACCCAGCTCGTGTGCCTGTGGTTCGAGGGCAAATCGTTAACCGATTCAAAGTGTGACATTTATGCTGGCGTGATAAACATGCTATCATGTAGACTTAGTTATGTGCAACGGAAGCATAAAATTCCGAAAATTGAACTGCCATCTGTATTAAAGGAACACGAATGCTTCGTGCAAAATCCCATGGTTTACCTTGCGCTTGCGAAGTTAGCATACACAACTTTATATTCAGAGTGCAGAGATTCGTCTGTTGTTTTCAGCAACAAAACAGTCAAAGCTTTGTTAAGCAGGAAGCAGGTTGAATTTGCATTAAAGTCAGGCTTACTCACGGAGAAGAAATCCAACTCATTGATCAAGAAATCAtctcacttttcattttttcataaaacacttcaagaGTTTTTAGCGGctcttcatttatgtttaaatgaaaacgacTACAGTCAGCTATCAAACAAGTACGAACaagataataagaaaaatatctTGGGAGATGTTTctcagacatttattttcatatgtggaATGAAGCCTGAGCTCGGTGTGCAAATGTCTTCATGGATCAATAGTTCTAGACCACCATACCGACCATCATTCTACAGTGGAGAGGCTGAACTACTTCATCGCCTGATTCTCTCCGGGCACCGTGAAGCCAAGGCGAACAACTATGGTGACATACCGCTCTATCTCGCACACTTCTCTATTGATAGATACAAGGATGACGAGGATGTCGTAGTGTTAAAAAAACTGATGATGATAAACAAGGAACGTATTCAGTCACTAGTCATCGGTGGATACAATGATCAAATTAATGGGGAAGAGCTGCAGGAGGTGATCACATCCTCCTCCGACTCCCTCAAAGCAGTGTCACTGGAGGACCGTGATGGGCAGTATGACCTGTCCCAGTGTCACAGGCTGGAAGATCTGGAGATACTGGGAGACAATACAACACGTGTGCAGGTTGATCCAACACATATTACAACATGTCACTTATCTGGTGTATCATCgaatgttgaaatgtacatatttagattatttaaaCACCATCAAAGGTGGAGTAAACTACAACATGTTGTGTTAGAGAGCGTTAAGAATGTCCAGTTACTTGTGGATACACTACCAAGTCTCCCTCCGTTACAAAGCCTTGAGATATGGGATACAGATCTAGGTGAGCTCCACCTCCTCCCTCCAGCCTCCATCACCTATATTACACTTGTGAGTGTGACAATGACAGCGGAGGCGGTGCGGAGTCTGATAGAGACGATGAAGAACATACCACACACCATTACATGCCACATGTGGCGCTGCACGGTGGAACCTGCCAGTGAGATGGAAGACATCCGAGAACATATGGACAGTTCGCCGTCATTCAAGGTTCTCAAGTTTGACGATACGAGTAGATGGCCTCATTTCGAATTCaccaaaatgtga